The Planktothrix agardhii NIES-204 genomic interval CCGTTCGGGTCAACCTCTGTTAATTATTGCTGAAGATATTGATGGGGAAGCCTTAGCAACTTTGGTGGTGAATAAAGCCAGAGGCGTGTTAAATGTGGCGGCAATTAAAGCCCCTAGTTTTGGTGAACGTCGTAAAGCTTTATTACAGGATATTGCGGTTTTGACAGGCGGACAATTAATTTCTGAAGAAGTGGGATTAAGTTTAGATACCGTTTCTTTGGATATGTTAGGAACTGCCAACACAATCACCATTGAAAAAGACAATACAATTATTGTTACGGATAGCAAAACTCAATCCGATGTGAAAAAACGGGTTGAACAAATTCGTCGTCAACTGGAAGAAACCGACTCTGAATATGATGCGGAAAAACTCCAAGAGCGAATTGCAAAATTAGCCGGAGGGGTGGCTGTAATCAAAGTGGGGGCTGCCACCGAAACGGAAATGAAATCTCGGAAACTGCGGATTGAAGATGCCTTAAATGCCACTAAAGCCGCCGTAGAAGAAGGGATTGTTCCTGGGGGCGGGACTACTTTAATTCATCTGGCGAAAAAAGTTGATGAACTGAAAGCTCAACTGAGTGATGAGGAAAAAATTGGGGCGGGAATTATTGCCAAAGCCCTAGAAGCTCCTTTATTTTATATTGCCAGTAATGCTGGGGCTGAAGGCGCTGTGGTGGTGGAAAATGTCCGCAATACCGAGTTTAATATTGGTTATAATGCCTTAACTGGAACCTATGAAGATTTAATTGCTTCTGGGATTATTGACCCGGCAAAAGTGGTACGTTCGGCGTTGCAAAATGCCTCCTCAATTTCAGGATTAGTATTAACAACTGAAGCCTTAGTTGTGGAAAAACCTGAGAAGAAATCCGCCGATATGGATGCCATGGGCGGCATGGGTGGCATGGGCGGTATGGGCGGCATGGGCGGCATGGGTGGCATGGGTGGCATGGGCATGATGTAACCTATCCCTGGCGATTGGAAATCGCGGCTAAACAGATAAAACCCACCTTTGTGGGTTTAAAAACCTGAATTTTCTCTTAGTCCACGCAGGTGGACTTCGTTTGTGTAGTAGCGAATTATATTCGCCGAATACTATCTGGAGATTGCAAATCGCGGCTACACAGACAAAACCCACCTGGGTGGGTTAAATTTTGGATTAGTAATAGATGATTAATTCTGCCTATCAAATTGGGGGAAGTTTAGCTCAAGATGCTCCGACTTATGTAGTCAGAAAAGCGGATTTCGATCTGTATTCTCAATTACAACAGGGGCATTTTTGTTATGTTTTAAATTCTCGGCAAATGGGGAAATCTTCTCTGTTAGTTAAAACTCGTTATCGTTTACAACAAGAAGGTTTTCAGTGTGCGACCTTGGATATGACTCGCATTGGTAGCGAAATGGTGACGGAACAACAATGGTATAAAGGAATAGTTACTGAATTATGGCGCGGATTTAATCTTTTAGGTAAATTTAATTTAAAAAATTGGTGGAAAGAACAATCGGAAGTTTCTGTGATTCAACGTATTAGTAATTTTATAGAAGATATTTTATTGGTTGAATTTCCTGGTCAAAAATTAATTATTTTTGTTGATGAAATTGATAGTATTTTAAGTTTAAATTTTAAAGTAGATGATTTTTTTGCTTTAATTCGTTTTTGTTATAATCAACGGGCAATTAATCCTGAATATAACCGGATTAGCTTTGCCTTATTTGGAGTTGCTACCCCTTCAGCTTTAATTTCCGATCGCACTCGTACCCCCTTTAATATCGGAAAAGCCATTGAATTATCGGGTTTTACCCTGAATGAAGTTCAACCTTTAATTGAAGGTTTGGAGCCAAAAATTACTAATGCTAAAGCCATTATGCAAGAAATTATCGCTTGGACAGGAGGACAACCTTTTTTAACACAAAAAATATGTCAATTGGTGATAAATTTTACCGAAAAAACAATTAATCAAATATTAATTATTCCCCCCGGAACCGAAGGATTTTGGGTAGAATCATTGGTGCGATCGCAGATTATTTATAAATGGGAATCTCAAGATGAACCCGAACATTTAAAAACCATTCGTAACCGAATTCAAAATAACCCCGATCATATCGGCAGAATTTTAGGAATCTATCAAGATATTCTGCGAAATTTAGAAGTTTTAACCGATGATAGTAACGAACAATCAGAACTAATATTATCCGGTTTAGTGATCAAATATACCGGGTTTCTGCGGGTAAAAAATCGGATTTATCAAGAAGTCTTTGATTTAGATTGGGTTAACCAACAATTGAGGAACCTGCGACCCTATTCTCAAGGCTTTGATGCTTGGATAGAATCTCAACAACAAGATAGTTCTCGACTATTACGGGGACAGGCCTTAAAAGAAGCCCAAAATTGGTCAAGTGGTCGCAGTATTAGTGATTTAGATTATCAATTTTTAGCTAAAAGTGAAGAATTAGATCGGCAAGAAGTTCAAAAATCCTTAGAAGCTGCCAGAATGCTGGAAGTAGAAGCCCGACTAACCGAAGAAAAAAAGACCGCAAAACTGCAAAGATTTTTACTTATATCTGTTAGTAGTGCCCTAGTTATTACCATTATATTAGGTCTAATCTCAGGGTTTCAATATCATCAAGCTAGGGTGAATGAACACCAGGCAAAAATCAACGAAGTTAAAGCTATAAATCAATCATCTGAGTCCTTATTTGCTTTAAATCAAAGGTTTGAAGCCTTAATTCAATCCATGATAGCCTATCGAAAATTGCAAACCCTATCGGATGTGGATACAAAAATTCACCAGAATGTACAATTGACATTGCAAAAAGCGGTTTATGGGATTCAAGAATATAACCAACTGTTGGGGCATACCAGTATTATTCATGCGGTAGAATTTAGCCCCAAAGGAGATTTAATTGCTTCTGGGAGTCAGGATAAAACCATTAAACTTTGGAAACCAGATGGCACACTATTGAAAACTCTGATCGGACATCAGGATGGAGTTCTTAACGTTGCCTTCAGTCCCCGTCAACCCCTTCTCGCCTCAACCAGTTACGATAAAACTATTAAACTCTGGAATACCAATGGTTTATTAGTTAAAACCCTGACCGGACATCGGGATGCGGTCATGGCGGTAAGTTTCAGCCCGACTGAGGATAAACTCGTTTCTTCCAGTTTTGATCAAACCATTAAATTATGGACAACAGAGGGAAAACTCTTAAAAACCATCGCCGCCCATCCCAACAAAATTAAAACCGTTGTCTTTAGTCCCGATGGTCAGAGATTTGCCTCTGGGAGTGCCGATAATACGGTTAAAATTTGGACATCCGATGGCACACTATTAAAAACCCTGACCGGACATCAAGATGAAATTATGTCGGTGGCTTGGAGTCCCGATGGTGAAACCCTGGCCTCCGCTAGTCGAGATAAAACGGTTAAATTGTGGAGTCGGGAAGGGCTGTTAGTCAATACATTAGGCCCCTTTTATGATGCAGTTTGGACTCTAGCATTTAGTCCCAATCAGAAATTTTTAGCGGCGGGAATACGAAATAAAGAAGTACGACTCTGGCGAAAAGATGTCAAGACTTCTGTTTATACTCCTTATAAAACTTTATTAGGACATAATGGAGAAATAAGTGATATTGTCTTTAGTCCCAATAGTCAAATGATCGCTTCAGCAAGTTGGGATAACAGTATTAAACTTTGGAAAGTCAAAGATTATTTAGTCACTCGGTTAATCGATCATCAAGAAGGCATTTGGGGAATCGCCTTTAGTCCCGATGGTCAAACCATTGCTTCATCATCCTTAGATAAGACAATTAAACTCTGGACAAAACAGGGGAAATTATTACAAACCCTTACAGGACAAGACTCGTGGGTTAATCAGGTTGAGTTTAGTTCCAATGGTCAATGGTTAGCCTCAGCCTACTTAAATGGGACGATTCAACTTTGGAAAAAAGCTGAAAATGGAACCTTTATTACCCATCCCAATCAAACCCTATTAGGACATCAACAGGGGGTTTGGGGGATAAAATTTACCCCCGATAATCAATCAATTATTTCTGGAAGTTGGGATAAAACCGCTAGAATTTGGGGAATTGATGGAACACTCCGCCAAACTTTTAAGGGTCATAATGGTCAAGTTTGGAGCATTGCCATTCAGCCAGAGGGTAAATGGATTGCTTCAAGTTCCGATGATAATACGATAAAACTCTGGAAATTCAACGGTCAACTGCTACAAACATTAACTGGTCATCAAGATGGGATTTGGGGACTAGCTTTGAGTCCTGATGGACAAATTTTAGCCTCCGCCAGTCGAGACGAAACCATAAAATTATGGCGTTGGAGCCCTAGGATTAAATCCTTTATTTATGAAAATACCTTGAAGGGACACACCGCAACCGTGATGGCCGTCGCCTTCAGTCCTGACCAAAAATTATTAGCATCAGCCAGTCAGGATAAAACGATTAAACTTTGGAAACTCGATGGCACTTTAGTTAAAACTTTGAATGGTCATAATAATGAAGTTTATAATCTTAAATTTAGTCCCGATGGTAAAACTTTGGCTTCCGTTAGTGAAAATAAAACGGTGATATTATGGAATTTAGATCGAGTTTTAAATTTGAATGAATTCGCCTATGCTTGTAACTGGATAAAGGATTATTTAAAAACTAATTCCCAACTAAGTCCCGAAGATCGAATATTATGTCAGTAGTCAGGGAATAGGGAATGGGTAATAGGTAATAGGTAATGGGTAATGGGAATAAGCACTTAACCGTCAACAAACAATAACAAGGTAAAAATCATGATCAAATTATTAGGATTTTTGGCTATTGCAGGAACGTTTCTGAATGTTGCACCTCAGATAAATTCTTTAGCCTCCTTTGTACCCAATTCTTCCATACAATTAGCTCAAAATTCTAGCCCCGCTTCCTCCATTCAAGGCTATTGTTTTTCTATTGCTGATGATAATATGGACTCCATCGCCCGAATTTATCTTGATGGAAATAAAGTCACGGGTCGGGTTGAAGCTACGATTCATAATCAAAAAGCATCCTACTATACGTCCTATACCCAAATATTACAAGGAACGAAAAATGGCAATAAATTAAACTTGAATATTACCACAAAAATTGAGTTAGATACTCAAAAAACTAAGGAAACTTGGACGTTAAATGCAGACTCTTTAAATACGGGACGAATAGTTTATAAAAAACAACCCTGTTTAGTCTCTCAAATTCGTTTTGCACCTGGGAAAAATTCAGCAACTATGAGTCAGTCGGTGGTGCGAGGAACTCGCAATATCTATTTATTAAAAGCCAACCAAGGTCAAAGAATGGATCTTAAAATTACCGCTTTAGAAAATAACGCTGTTTTTGATGTAATTGCCCCCAATGGGCAGGTTTTGAAAACCGAAGCTACCCAGTCTAGTTTGAAATTACCCGCCACCGGAAATTATGAGATTATCGTCGGTGGAACCCGAGGGAATGCTAGTTATCAATTAACTGTTAAAATTCAATAATTCCAGGAAAAAAAACGGGTTTTTGCCGTAGGTAGGGGGTAATTCATGAATTACCCCTACTACCATAAATCATTTAGGATACAAACCCGGTTTCTGGTTTATAGTTAATCAACGGTTTTGTCAGCTTTCCAACCTGATTGATAATAGACTTTTGACCCGTTATCAGGAACAAAATGACAAGACCAGTAGGATTGAATAAAACTTTTCCAAATCGGTTCATCAGAACAATGATAATAGTCACCCAGTAGGGGTTTAATTGCTTCCGTTGCTGTTTTTAAATGATAGTGGGGCATATTCAAGAAAATGTGATGAGCAACGTGAGTTCCGATATTATGATGAATGGGATTAATAAAGCCATAATCTCGGTCAATAGTTGATAAAGCCCCTTTCAGGAAATACCAATCTTCTCCTCGATACCAGGGAATATCAGCCTCAGTATGATGTAAGTAAGTAACTAAATCTAGCCACATCACAAACACGAAATAGGGCATGAAATAGTATTTTAGAAAGAACAACCATCCAAACTGATAGGTTATAAACCCTAAAAAGCCTACCATCACGATCATCAAAGATGTACTGGTAATAACATCCCATTTTTCTGACTTTTTAAACATAGGGCTACTCGGTAAAAAGTGAGAGCCTTTACGAAGGGGAGAAGAACTACGGAACAGATAAACCGGATAGGCGACTAAGGGGATATAAAAGGGCAACAGCTTTTCATACCAAACCATCTGATTGAACTTACTTTCCGTCACCGGATGCCAACTTTCATCGGTATCAATATTTCCGGTATTGGCGTGATGGGTTCTATGGCTGATGCGCCAACCGTGATAGGGAACTAGAATCGGAATATGGGACAAATGGCCAATTAAGTTATTTAGCCATTTGATTTTGGAGAAAGACCCATGACCGCAATCATGGCCCACAACAAATAACGCCCAAAACATCGTTCCTTGCATCACCCAAAAAATGGGGAAAAACAGCCAAGAATCGAGTTTATAGGCGATAAAATACAGACCTGCGATGATCGAAATATCAATAAAGAAGTAACTCAGAGATTTCCAGACCGAGGGTTCAAAACACTGGGCAGGAATTGCCGCCCTGATATCTTGGAGAGTAAAGGGTAACTCTGATTTCTTGGTTGCTGATGAGGCACTAATCGTGGCTTGGTTAGACTTATTGGATGATTGCACAGATATTGTGATTGAATCTGAGTGAGTAGTCCCCAGTTGTGTTTTTACCCCAAACTGAATCGCAAACATCAGGGTTTGGGATGCTAACCTAAACTGCGGTTCTGAACGGCTTTTATTTTACCTTGATTAGATGTTAATTTTCGCAACAAATCTTAAATGATCGAAATTATTTAGCCAATCTCGGCCAGGGGTGGGTCTTCCATACCTTCAGATTTGTTGTTGGGCTTTAGCCCTCTCCGGAGGGCTAAAGCCCAACAACGTTTTATATTTGGGAATTATTATGACCAATTAGGGTAACTCCCCAAATTGTTCTCGATATTTTGCTAATAGTGTTTCTGCTGCTATTGCTGCTTCTTCGGGAGTGGGGAGGAGTTGACCGTCTGAGGTGAAAAAACGCAATTGGGAGTTATAAACACCTAAAAATAATTCTAATTGTTGACTCCATAACCATCCTTGAGAATTAGGTTCAAGGGGTTGATATTTACCCTCAACTAAATGAAATCCGGCTAATTCTAAGGTATCAGGATCAAACCAAAAATAATCAAAGGTGCGAAAGTTATCTTGATAGAGTTGTTTTTTTAATCCTTTATCAATTTCTGCCGTGGATGGAGATAAAAGTTCAATAATAATATTAGGATATTTGCCTTCTTCCCAAATCATCCAACTGCGTCTGGGTTTGCGTTCTGTGTCTAAAACTACAAAGAAATCTGGCCCTCTAAAATCCTGTGATTTTTTTTGATTCGGGTTAAAATAGATAGTTAAATTTCCAGAAACATAAAAATCTTGACGGTTTCGCCACCACCACTCTAAAAGATGAATCAGGAGATCAATTTGTCTGCGGTGTAAATCACTTTCCACGGGAGGTTCCTCACTCCATAAATCACTAGGTGGAAATATAATATCATCAAACTCTTCTGGTTGTTCTAATCTTTGAAGGTTAGCGGGTTCGTGATCAACAATAAACATAAACAGGTTAACCCAATTAGGATAAATATAGTTTAGCGTAACTTTGAATCATTTGTCGAATAGATTGATATTAAATCGACAAAGATTGTTTTTATTGAGGAGGAGTTATTTTTGATAAGGGTTGAATGGCATTTTTTAAAGTTTCCTTGTTTAACTCAAGTTTGGGCTTAGGAACAGAACTAATATTAGTTAGGGGTAAACGAGCTAATGCCAATTCTGAAGTTGATGTTTTTTCAAAATCGTTATTAATTAAAATAGCACTATTCAGAATTTCTAACTGAGCATCAACAATATCATCATAGTTTTCATACCAACTAGCGATCGCAATTGACAATGTTTCAATATCATCGGGTAAGGGTTCAATTAACTCGATTAATTCTTGACGGTGTGAGTCAATAAATAATTGAGGCTGTTCTTCTAGTAATTTCAAAAAAGCCTCTAGGTTTTGATGGTAAAAAGACATAGACTAATCCTCCAACTTAATATAAAATTGATTATATCAAATTCAAGGTTAATTTTGTAACCCGACCTCAAAAAAACCGTTTTTTTCAGAAACTGGGTTTATGTACTGTTATACTAAGAGAACATCCTAAACCGCAGGATATAATAATTGAGGTAAAATCACCGATGACATACCTAGAAGAAATTACAATTAAAGTTCCTGTTGATATTGCTGAAAGTTACCGCCAGGCTAACGAACAAGAAAAACAACAGATAGAAACTAGAATTGCCTTTTTATTGAAAAGTCAAACGATATCTCGAAAAATGGCTATTAATAAATTGCGACAAACGATGAGTGAAATCGGTCAAAAAGCCGTTGCGAAAGGATTAAGTCCTGAGATTTTAGAAGATATATTAAAAGATCATGAAGGATAAACTGTTTGTTTTTGATGCGAATATTATTATCAGTGCAGTTTTAATCCCTCAAAGTAAGCCAGATTTAGCTATCCGTAAAGCTCAAGATTCAGGAAGTATTTTAATGTCTCCTGAAATTTGGGCGGAATTAGAACAAGTTTTAGCACGACCAAAATTTGATCGATATATTTCTTCGGAAGATCGAAGCAAGTTTTTAGGAGATTTTTTAGATACAGTTATTCTGGTTATGGAAATAACAGAAAAAATTCAAGAATGCCGTGATCCCAAGGATAATAAATATTTGGAATTAGCTGTTAATGGTCAAGCTGATTGTCTTATAACTGGAGATGCCGATTTATTGATTTTAAACCCATTTCGAGAAAAACCTGTGATCACTGTATCTGATTTTTTAAATTTAAAATCAGTTTAATTAAAAGTTTTCATTAACTTCAGAAATACAGCCCTAACTGGTGTGACCTCTCCCCCTTACCTTACAACTGATGGGTTTGGGGGTTGGGTCATACATTTACAAGGAATAATTAAACAGCCTTGAAGGGCTTAAAAAGACGGATTGACGAATATTAGATCTAATGACCCCCCACACTAAAAACAGCCCGTTTGTAGGCTTCATCAAGCACTTCTGAAAGGGTAGGATGGGTATGAACTGAGAAGACTAAATCATGGACAGATTGACGGTGATACATAGCATTTGCCGCTTCTTGAATTAAATCAGAAGCATGAAGACCAAAGATATGAACTCCTAAAATTTCCCCCGTATCTTTCCGATAAATCACTTTAGCCATACCTTCGGTTTCTCCCTCCGCAATTGCTTTAGAATTACCCTTAAAATAGGTTTTTACCGTTGCAATTTCAAACCCTTCTGTTTGTCCTAATTCCTTTGCAGCAGGTTCAGTTAAACCCACATAACTAATTTCAGGATGGGTAAAAGCAGCCGCCGGAATACTACGATAATCTACGGCGCGAGGACGTCCGCAAATAGTCTCTACAACGGCTACTCCCTGGGCGGATGCGGTATGGGCTAACATCATTTTACCCGTCGCATCTCCAATCGCCCATAAATGGGGAACAGGTTCGCCTCCAGACAATACCTCTAAATGATCATTTGTAGGAATAAAACCGCCCCGAATAGGTTCAACATTCACCGATTCTAAACCTAAATTTTTACTCACCGGAATCCGCCCGGTAGCAACCAAACAAGCATCCACTTCTAGTACTTCTTCTACTTCTTTAGTTTTGGTATCGGCTAACTCAATAATAACCGGAGAACCAGGCGTTACTTTTAAGGCTAATTTTCCGACTTTAGTTTCAATATCCCTGGGATTAATTAAAACCCGTTGAGCTAATTTAGCAATATCAGGATCAAAAGTTGGCATTAATTGATCTAAGGCTTCAATCATGGTAACTTCACAACCTAAAGCCGTATAAATATCAGAAAATTCTAATCCGATATAGCCACTTCCAATAATCGCAATCCATTGGGGTAGGGATGCTAATTTAACCGCATCATCACTGGTAAAAACTGTTTGATGATCAATCGTAATTCCTGGGGGAACAAAAGGCACAGAACCCGGTGCTAAAATAATATCTTTAGCGGTAATTGTTTTTTCTCCGTTAGTAGTTTCAACGGTAACTTTATTCGCCCCGGCAATTTTACCCCAACCTTGAATTACATCAACCCCTAACCGCTTCAAACTATTAGTCAAGTCACCCCGAAGTTTAGTGACAATATTATCAGCATGGTTAGCAATTTGTTCACGATCAAAACTGACTTGTCCTAACTGAATCCCTAAATTTTTTAAGTGATGGGTATTATGTAATTCTCTGACCCGTCCCGACGCCGCTAATAACGCTTTAGAGGGAATACAGCCTCGGTTAACACAAGTTCCCCCCATGTCCGCCGCCTCAATAATTGCGGTTTTCAAGCCACAACCGACGGCGTGGATAGCAGCACCATGTCCGCCCACTCCCGCACCAATAATCACTAAATCGTAATCCATATTCTGTTACTACTCTATTGGGATTAAAAAATATTACCGTTTTCCCTGTCCCTTGCCAACTCAATAACCTTTACAAACCTAAAATTAGTTTGGTCTGCCCCCGGCTTTTTGCGGTAAGCTAGACTCGATTACTGTGTTTATCACCCTGATCATAACATGAAAACCAAACTTGCGACTATTACATTAAGTCTGATTTTATCGGTACTTTTCCCTTTACAAAGTTTTGCGGGAACCGTTTTAGAAGACATTAAAAGAACCGGAGTTTTAAAAGCAGGAGTCCGACAAGATGCACCCCCATTAGGATTTGTTACATCCGATGGAAAGTGGGAAGGATATTGTATTGAATTAATGGATTTATTAGGAGAAAGATTGCAAAAACAGTTAAAATTAAGTAAACCCATAGAGGTACAATTAATTCCTTCAAATTTACAAAATCGCGAACAATTAGTCAGGGAAGGAAAAGTTCATTTAGAATGTGGCCCTAATACAATTTTGAGGAATCCAGAACCAGGTATTACTTATTCTGATCGGTTTTTAGCCACGGGAGTTCACTTATTAGTTAGACCGGATAATCAATCTTATATTCAACCATCGGGAGCTTTAGAAGCTATTTCCATTGGAGTTTTACCTGCATCCTTAACCCAACAGTTTATTAGCAGTCGCTATTCCTTAGCAAAAGTTGTAGAATACCCAGGAGTTGATGGTCGAAAAAATGCCGCCGAAGATGTAGTTCAAGGTCGTTTAAATGCCTTCGCTAGTGATGGATTATTATTAATTGGAGAAGTGCTCAGAAATCCAGAAATAAAACCTCAAGATTACGCTTTAATTCCCAAAGAACCCTTAACCTGTGAATTTTATGGAATGATTCTCCCCGCCGGAGATATGTCTTGGATTAATACGGTAAATTCCTTGATCTTAGTCGAAGAAACAGTTAATATTTTAACGGGATTATACGGAAAAGATTCAGACTATGTAAAAACCCTCGAAGCGGCTCATAATAAATGTTTACAATAAACCGGGAAAATTGCTAAGTCAGCCAACCACAAGGTTTAATCTTTAAACGGGTATCCTTGAAAATATCCAGGGATACCTCGATATATCCCCGATGATCGATATCAACTTACCCATGATTATTTAGTCGCTTTGATTCGTGAACAAAAAGGAGAACGATTAATTGCTAAATTAGAACTAGAACGAGATCAAGCTCAACGCAAAATTATTGAGGAGAAACCCAATAGTTTTGTCAACCGGGCGATCGCTTCTGTATTTCGTTGGATTAATGCTGATTAGTATGGACAATAAACCTCAAACAGAACAGGAAAAAATGCTGGCGGGAGAATTATATCTCGGCAACGATCCAGAGTTAGTTTTAGGACGGAAACGTGCTTCCAAACTCACTCGTTTATATAATAGTACCACAGAAGATGAGTTAGAAACTCGTCAATTAATTCTCTTGGAATTATTCGATAAAATCGGAAATAATCTGTTCATCACTCCCCCATTTTATTGTGATTATGGCTGTTATATTAAACTGGGGAATAATGTTTACATGAACTTTAACTGTATTATCTTAGACTGCAATTATGTTGAAATTGGGGATAATGTTTTATTAGCGCCTAACGTTCAAATTTATGCCGCCTATCATCCAATTGATCCCGCATTACGCCTAACCGGAAAAGAATTAGCAGCACCGATTAAAATAGGTGATAATGTTTGGATTGGCGGCGGTGCAATTATCTGTCCAGGCGTAGAAATTGGTGATAATACCACCATTGGCGCAGGAAGTGTGGTGGTTGATAATATTCCTCCTAGAGTTCTAGCAGCCGGGAATCCTTGTCGGGTGATTCGGAATTTATAGGGAACGCCGGATCTGGGAACAGCCCCCCAAACCTCCGTGCACGGGGGGCTAGGGCGGGAGGGAACGCCGGATCTGGGGGAAAGAGTTTATCCCTCGATTCCTTGGATTAATCGGCTAATTTCTGGATAGGTTCCCAGTGTTGAATGTCCTGTAACAACGCCTCATATCCAGCAACATTGGGGTGTAAACCATCAGAACATAACCGAGATTTCCACCAATGTTCCCCTCGATCTGTCCAAATTTCTAATAAATCTAAATAGGGAATATTGCGATCTAAACAGGCGAGACGAGTGGCATCTTTGTAGCGAAATTGATCGGCTAAAGTATAATATAAACAGCCCTGAAAGGGCATTTTACTTTCATCAACTGGAACCATTCCCACAAACACAACCTGACACATTTTTTCAGCTTGATCTAATAAATGATTTAGGGTAGTTTCAAAATGATCAAATTCCGTGTAATTGCGACCTTGAAACGATTGTACCCGCGCCGAATCATTTAATCCCACAGAAAAAATACTCACATCCGGTAAACGGTTGCGTAATTCTCCGCGATGGCGCAATTCTTGGTCAAGGCGATCGCAAACTTGAATCACCCGATTTCCCCGTACCCCCAAATTGTAGAGAATCGGGCCAACGCTCTCCGGTGACATCCATTGACGCCGCAGTCGTTCCACCCAGCCGCCCCCTTCAGGATCACCAAATCCATAGACGAGACTATCTCCTAACACCACGACTTTCAGAGGCTGACGTTGGGGCACAATAGACAAATTAGCTAGGGTGGGATTGATCGCTGCTTGCATTTTGCTGGAAAATCCTGATGGATGGACAGTTTACCCGGTCAGAATCGCAATTGGTTTCTACAGGGGGTTTATAAAAGTTAACATCTCAAGGAGCTTTTCACTAGATTCCCTACCTAAATATTTCGCAAATTTTTGCACTGATTGACCATAAGTTACTTGCAACTGGTATGCTCAATGTGAGTTCTGTCTTCTGACAGCCCATCGGCTTTACGACAGCACCGGGAGCATCTTCGCTCTATGACTTCAACCGAAAGATAACTAGCCGTGGAATCTTGGCTAAAAGCTGTTTGGATGTCCCAGGGGAATATTCCCTGCTATATATAAACTGAAACTGATTTGCAGGAGGCAACTTGCTAAATGCAAGGCTCTTTAAACGAAATTGATATTCGTAGTATTTTACAACTGATTGAGCTTGGCCAGAGGACAGGGGAACTCATGGTAGAAGCTTACAGTTCATCCCAGACGACGATGGAAATGGAACGCCATCCCATTCGTCTCACGGGACAGTGTTGGCTGGTTTTTTCTTGGAATGGTCGAATTATCTATGCCGGCCAAAGCGAAGGCAGTCTCCAGAGATTACGGGATTATTTACGGCGCTATCAAGCTGAAACCGTCCTTTCGGAGTTGGAAATTCCTTCG includes:
- a CDS encoding chaperonin GroEL, whose product is MAKIVSFGEESRRALEKGVNALADAVRVTLGPKGRNVLLEKKFGAPEIVNDGITVAKEIQLSDPLENTGARLMQEVASKTNEVAGDGTTTAAILAQAMIREGLKNVAAGANPVALRRGMDKITQILVEEIQAIAKPVEGDAIAQVATISAGNDPEIGRMISLAMDKVTKDGVITVEESKSITTELDVVEGMQLDRGYISPYFITDNERMVVEFSNARILITDKKISSIQDLVAVLEKIARSGQPLLIIAEDIDGEALATLVVNKARGVLNVAAIKAPSFGERRKALLQDIAVLTGGQLISEEVGLSLDTVSLDMLGTANTITIEKDNTIIVTDSKTQSDVKKRVEQIRRQLEETDSEYDAEKLQERIAKLAGGVAVIKVGAATETEMKSRKLRIEDALNATKAAVEEGIVPGGGTTLIHLAKKVDELKAQLSDEEKIGAGIIAKALEAPLFYIASNAGAEGAVVVENVRNTEFNIGYNALTGTYEDLIASGIIDPAKVVRSALQNASSISGLVLTTEALVVEKPEKKSADMDAMGGMGGMGGMGGMGGMGGMGGMGMM
- a CDS encoding WD-40 repeat protein, translated to MINSAYQIGGSLAQDAPTYVVRKADFDLYSQLQQGHFCYVLNSRQMGKSSLLVKTRYRLQQEGFQCATLDMTRIGSEMVTEQQWYKGIVTELWRGFNLLGKFNLKNWWKEQSEVSVIQRISNFIEDILLVEFPGQKLIIFVDEIDSILSLNFKVDDFFALIRFCYNQRAINPEYNRISFALFGVATPSALISDRTRTPFNIGKAIELSGFTLNEVQPLIEGLEPKITNAKAIMQEIIAWTGGQPFLTQKICQLVINFTEKTINQILIIPPGTEGFWVESLVRSQIIYKWESQDEPEHLKTIRNRIQNNPDHIGRILGIYQDILRNLEVLTDDSNEQSELILSGLVIKYTGFLRVKNRIYQEVFDLDWVNQQLRNLRPYSQGFDAWIESQQQDSSRLLRGQALKEAQNWSSGRSISDLDYQFLAKSEELDRQEVQKSLEAARMLEVEARLTEEKKTAKLQRFLLISVSSALVITIILGLISGFQYHQARVNEHQAKINEVKAINQSSESLFALNQRFEALIQSMIAYRKLQTLSDVDTKIHQNVQLTLQKAVYGIQEYNQLLGHTSIIHAVEFSPKGDLIASGSQDKTIKLWKPDGTLLKTLIGHQDGVLNVAFSPRQPLLASTSYDKTIKLWNTNGLLVKTLTGHRDAVMAVSFSPTEDKLVSSSFDQTIKLWTTEGKLLKTIAAHPNKIKTVVFSPDGQRFASGSADNTVKIWTSDGTLLKTLTGHQDEIMSVAWSPDGETLASASRDKTVKLWSREGLLVNTLGPFYDAVWTLAFSPNQKFLAAGIRNKEVRLWRKDVKTSVYTPYKTLLGHNGEISDIVFSPNSQMIASASWDNSIKLWKVKDYLVTRLIDHQEGIWGIAFSPDGQTIASSSLDKTIKLWTKQGKLLQTLTGQDSWVNQVEFSSNGQWLASAYLNGTIQLWKKAENGTFITHPNQTLLGHQQGVWGIKFTPDNQSIISGSWDKTARIWGIDGTLRQTFKGHNGQVWSIAIQPEGKWIASSSDDNTIKLWKFNGQLLQTLTGHQDGIWGLALSPDGQILASASRDETIKLWRWSPRIKSFIYENTLKGHTATVMAVAFSPDQKLLASASQDKTIKLWKLDGTLVKTLNGHNNEVYNLKFSPDGKTLASVSENKTVILWNLDRVLNLNEFAYACNWIKDYLKTNSQLSPEDRILCQ
- a CDS encoding Delta(12)-fatty acid dehydrogenase — protein: MFAIQFGVKTQLGTTHSDSITISVQSSNKSNQATISASSATKKSELPFTLQDIRAAIPAQCFEPSVWKSLSYFFIDISIIAGLYFIAYKLDSWLFFPIFWVMQGTMFWALFVVGHDCGHGSFSKIKWLNNLIGHLSHIPILVPYHGWRISHRTHHANTGNIDTDESWHPVTESKFNQMVWYEKLLPFYIPLVAYPVYLFRSSSPLRKGSHFLPSSPMFKKSEKWDVITSTSLMIVMVGFLGFITYQFGWLFFLKYYFMPYFVFVMWLDLVTYLHHTEADIPWYRGEDWYFLKGALSTIDRDYGFINPIHHNIGTHVAHHIFLNMPHYHLKTATEAIKPLLGDYYHCSDEPIWKSFIQSYWSCHFVPDNGSKVYYQSGWKADKTVD